Part of the Burkholderia humptydooensis genome, GCACGGCGACGATCGCGACGGGCACGGCCCAGAACACGATGACGATCAGCCAGCGCCGGAACCAGCGGTTTTGTCTCCATGCCATCCCGTGCCTCCGTTTGATGCGCGGTGCGCATCTGTCATGAGGGCGGCCCGATGGCGCTTCGTTTTGGTGGTGAGGGCCGCGCTGCAGCCATCATAGAAGAAATTGCGGCCAAACGCCGCAGCCGGCCGCGCGCATGCATGCGCCGCAAAAGAAAATGCCGCGCCCGTCGAAACGGTGCGCGGCATCGTGCCGATTCGCCGGAAGCGTCAGGCGGCGGGCTTCGCCGACAGGCAGTCCTTCATGAACGCCTTGCGATCGTTGCCCGTCTTGCCGGCGGCTTGCGTGTTGCAGGCCTTCATCTTTTCCTGCTGCGACATCTTCTTCGCCGGCTTCGCCGACAGACAGTCCTTCATGAACGCCTTGCGCTCGTCGCCCGTCTTGCCGGCGGCCTGCGCGTTGCATGCCTTCATCTTGTCCTGCTGGCTGTTTGCGGCGAATGCAGGCGTTGCCAGCACGCCGCCGACGAGCAGCGCGGCCATCAGCGATCGGATCTTCATTGGACACTCCCGGTGGGTGAATTGCATCTTGTTCGATAAGCGACGAATCGCGCGGCTGCGCGGATCGCGGTTTGCATTATGGCAAATCGGCGCCGAAACGACAAAATACTCGGGAAAACGAGCGGTGCGCTAATTTTCGCGTGACGCGCGCGCAACGGCCGGCCGCGCCCGAAATGCTTTCGCAAGGCTGCAAACGCCGGCGCCGCAGGCGTTTCGGGCGGCCGCCGCATGCGAATGCCGCGTGCTGTCGCCGAGGCGCGCCGCCGGGCGTCGTCACGGATTTTGTCTATTTCGGGATAACGCGGACCGGTGCGGCGCGCGCGGTCTCGCGCGTCGCGCGTGCATTGCGCGGGAGTGCGAACGGTCGCCCCGCGCGCGCGCGCCCACTCGGGGAAACTCCGTCCTTGCCGAAGGGCGGCCGGCTGCCGTTACAATCGCGGCCATGAACGCACCGACATCTTCCCATCCCCTCCACGTTTCGAACCCGGCGCCGCGCGCGCTGCCGCGCATCGCCGTCCTCGCGACGGGCGGCACGATCGCCGGCGCCGCCCCCGACGCCGCGCAGACGGCCGGCTATCAGGCGGGCGCGCTCGGCGTCGACAGGCTGCTCGCCGCCGTGCCCGCGCTCGCGCAGATCGCGACGATCGAGGCCGAGCAGATTGCGAGCATCGACAGCAAGGACCTGTCGCCCGCGCTGTGGACGACGCTCGTCGAGCGGATCAATGCGCTTGCCGCGCGCGATGCGATCGACGGCATCGTGGTCACGCACGGCACCGACACGCTCGAAGAAACCGCGTACCTGCTGCATCTGACCGTGAAGACCGCGAAGCCCGTCGTGATGACGGCGGCGATGCGCCCGGCGACCGCGCTGTCGTCCGACGGCCCGCTGAACCTGCTGAACGCGGTGGCCGTCGCGGGCAGCGCGGCGGCGCGCGGGCAGGGCGTGCTCGTCGCGTTCAACAACCGGATTCACAGCGCGCGAGACGTCGTGAAGACGAGCACGTACGCGGTCGACGCGTTTCATTCGCCGGAGCTCGGCGCGCTCGGCTGGGTGCAGGACGGCCGCATCGAGTTCGCGCGCCGCGCGACGCGCCCGCATACGCTCGACTCGCGCTTCGCGACCGGCGCCGCCTGGCCGCAGGTCGACGTCGTCGCGAGCTATTCGGGCGCATCGCGCGTGATCGTCGACGCATGCGTCGCGGCGGGCGCGCGCGGGCTCGTCGTCGCGGGCACGGGCAACGGCTCGATCCACGCGACGCTGCAGACGGCGCTCGCCGAGGCGGCGGCGAAGGGCGTCGCGATCGTGCGCGCGTCACGCGTCGGCTCGGGGCACGTGATGCGCAATGGCGCGGCGAACGACGATGCGCTCGGCTTCGTGAGCGCAGGCTCGCTCAATCCGTACAAGGCGCGCGTGCTGCTGATGCTCGCGCTCGCGGCGGGCATGGCCGACGTGCGCGAATTGCAGCAGGTGTTCGATACGTATTGACCGGCGCGCGCCGGCATCGCGCACGGCGCGCAAGAAAAAAGCGGACTCGCAGGTCCGCTTTTTTCATGATGTCCGCTGCGCGCGCGTCGTTCAGGACTGCGGCGGAATCACGAGCTTCTGGCCCGGATAGATCTTGTCCGGGCTCGACAGCATCGGGCGGTTCGCCTGGAAGATCACGTCGTTCTTCGAGCCGTCGCCGTAGTACTTCTCGGCGATCTTCCACAGGTTGTCGCCGGAGACGACGTCGTGATATTGCACTTGCGGATCGTCCGGCTGCAGGTCGTCGTCGTTGACGCCCGCGACGCCTTGCACGTTGCCTGCCGCCACTTTGACCTTGGCCTTGGTGTCGAGATCCGCGACGCTGCCCGTGAGCGTGACGGTGCGCGACGCGCCGTCGAACGCAACCGTCAGGTTCGACGTGTCGAGGCCCTGTGCGGAGATGTAGTTCTTGATCGCATCGGCGGCCGTCTGGTTCGCGGCGGCCGGATCGGCCGCGGCTTGCTCGTCGCTCTTGCCGAGCAGTTTTTCACCCGCTTCCTTGATGAACGAAAGAAGACCCATCGCAACACTCCTTCAGGTGATTGACAAAAATGCGCCGTGAAGTCGCGAGAAGCGCCCGGGTGATGCGACGCTTCTCGAAAGGCGTCGCGAAAGTGTAGGCGTTCACGTTGCAAATTGCATGAAAAATCGCTTCGTCGAACGTAAAGAAATGTAATACGCGCCGCGACGAATCCGACAGACGGACACCCGACGACGACGTCTGACCGACCAAGGCTTCCCCGTCGGCGCCGGGTGCCGCTGCGGACCCACCTGCCGCTCTCAGCCGAAAGCGGCTTCGTTTGCCTGCCGCGCGCACGATGCGCGCGGCGAGGCGCCCCATCGACGATGCGTCGCGCACGCATCGCATTCGATTGCGTCGAATGTCACGCCGACGACTCGTTGTTGTGTTAAGCCTTGATGCGGTGGCGAAGGCGCGCAGCATCGCGGCGTTGCGATTCGCCGCGCCACGCCGCCGCGTTCGCTCACGCGACCTTCTTGCCGCTTTGCGGCTCGCCGATCTCGACGTTCGACATGATCTCGAGCGCGCGCACGATCGCCGAGTGATCCCACGCGCCGCCGCCGTTCGCCGCGCACACGCTGAAGAGCTGCTGCGCGCTTGCCGTGTGCGGCAGCGCGATGTTCATCCGGCGCGCGCCGTCGAGCGCGAGGTTCAGGTCCTTGCGATGCAGGTCGATCCGAAAGCCCGGCTCGAACGTGCGCTTCGTCATTCGCTCGCCGTGCAGCTCGAGAATCCGCGACGACGCGAAGCCGCCCATCAGCGCGCGCCGCACGCGCTCCGGATCCGCGCCGGAGCGCGCGGCGAAGAGGAGCGCCTCCGCGACCGCCTCGATGTTCAGCGCGACGATGATCTGGTTCGCGACCTTGCAGGTCTGGCCCGCGCCGTTCTCGCCGATCAGCGAGACGTTCTTGCCCATTCGCTCGAAGAGCGGCTTCGCGCGCTCGAACGCGTGCTGCGGGCCGCCGACCATGATCGTGAGCGTCGCGTCGCGCGCGCCGACTTCGCCGCCCGATACGGGCGCGTCGAGATAGTCACAGCCGAGCGAGTTGATCTCCTTCGCGAACTCGCGCGTGTCGAGCGGCGAGATCGAGCTCATGTCGATCACGAGCTTGCCGGCCGAGAGGCCCTTCGCGACGCCGTCGTCGGCGAACAGCACGTTTCGCACGTCGGGCGTGTCGGGCACCATCGAGATCACGATGTCCGACGCCTGCGCGACGGCCGTCGAATTCGCGACGACCCGCGTCTGCTCGCGCAGGTCGGCAGGCACCGGATACGCGCCGTTCACGACGAGGCGGTGGCCGCCCTCGAGCAGGTTGCGCGCCATGTGCGCGCCCATGATGCCGAGGCCGATGAAGCCGATCGTTGCCATTGCAGTGTCTCCTGTGAGTGCGTTGATTTCGAATCCGAAACGGGTGAATAGGGACGTGTGCGCGCCGGATCACGCGCCGCTGCGCGCGCGCGGCGCGTCGGCGCGCGCGATCTGCCGCAGCCAGCCGAGGCCTTCGGCCGTCGTCGTGCGCGGCTTGTATTCGCAGCCGACGTAGCCGTCGTAGCCGAGTTCGTCGAGCAGATCGAACAGGTACGCATAATGAATCTCGCCCGTGCCGGGCTCGTGGCGGCCAGGGTTGTCCGCGAGCTGGATGTGCGCGATCGCGCCGAGGTGCTTGCGCAGCGTCGCCGCGAGCTCGCCTTCCATCCGCTGCATGTGATAGATGTCGTACTGCAGGAACAGATTGTCGGCGCCGACCGCGCGGATCACGTCGAGCGCTTCGGCGGAGCGGTTCAGCGCGAAGCCCGGGATGTCGTACGAATTGCACGGCTCGACGAGCAGGCGAATGCCCGCCTGCTTCAATTCGGCTGCGGCGAAGCGCAGGTTCCCGACGATCGTCGCGAGCGCCGTGTCGCGCTCGACGCTCGCGGGCGCAATGCCGACGAGGCAGTTCAGTTGCGGCACCTGCAGCGCGCGCGCATAGTCGATCGCGCGGCCCACGCCGTCCTGGAATTCGCCGACGCGATCGGGCAGGCACGCGATGCCGCGCTCGCCCCGATCCCAGTTGCCCGCGGGCAGGTTGTGCAGCACGAGGCGCAGGCGATTCGCGTCGAGCCGCTCGGCGAGCTCGTCCTTCGCGTACGGATACGGAAACAGGAACTCGACGGCGGTGAAGCCCGCGTCGGCCGCCGCCTCGAAGCGGTCGAGAAACGGGACTTCGTTGAACAGCATCGTCAGATTGGCTGCGAATTTCGGCATGTCGGTCGTCTCACGGGGCGGTCAGTGGTGCAAGTCAAGTGTGGCGAACTGATCAGCCATGCTGATCAATCAATCAATCGAGCTGGCAAGCGAAGCGCGTCAGTCGAGCAGCGAGATCGCGGTCGGCGCGTGCTCGGCCTTGTCCGCGAGATCCTCGAACTCGTTGATCGCATCGATCTCGGCGCCCATCGAGACGTTCGTCACGCGCTCGAGAATCACCTCGACGATGACGGGCACGCTGAACTCGGCCGTCATCTGCCGCGCACGCTCGAGCGCGGGCGCGATCTCCTCGGGCTTGAACACGCGCAGCGCCTTGCAGCCGAGCCCTTCGGCGACGGCGACGTGATCGACGCCATAGCCGTTCACCTCGGGCGCGTTGATGTTGTCGAACGCGAGCTGCACGCAGTAGTCCATGTCGAACGCGCGCTGCGCCTGGCGAATCAGGCCGAGATAGGCGTTGTTGACGACGACGTGCACATAAGGCAGCTTGAACTGCGCGCCGACCGCGAGCTCCTCGATCATGAACTGGAAGTCGTAGTCGCCGGACAGCGCGACGATCGGGCGCTGCGGATCGGCCGCGCGCACGCCGAGCGCGGCGGGAATCGTCCAGCCGAGCGGGCCCGCCTGGCCGCAGTTGATCCAATTGCGCGCCTTGAACACGTGCAGGAACTGCGCGGCCGCGATCTGCGACAGCCCGATCGTGCTCACGTAGCACGTATCGCGGCCGAACGCCTTGTTCATCTCTTCGTACACGCGCTGCGGCTTCACGGGCACGTCGTCGAAATGCGTCTTGCGCTGCAGCGTGCGCTTGCGCTGCTGGCACTCGGCGACCCACGCGCCGCGGTTCTTCAGCCTGCCCGCGGCCTTCCATTCGCGCGCGATCTCGACGAACAGCTCGAGCGCCGCCTTCGCATCCGACACGATCCCGAGATCGGGGCCGAACACGCGGCCGATCTGCGTCGGTTCGATGTCGACATGCACGAACTTGCGGCCCTTCGTGTAGACCTCGATGCTGCCCGTGTGGCGGTTCGCCCAGCGGTTGCCGATGCCGAGCACGAAATCGGAGGCGAGCAGCGTCGCGTTGCCGTAGCGGTGCGACGTCTGCAGGCCGACCATGCCGGCCATCAGCGGGTGATCGTCGGCAATCGCGCCCCACGACATCAGCGTCGGGATCACCGGCACGCCGAGCGTTTCGGCGAACTGCACGAGCAGTTCCTCGGCCGCCGCGTTGATCACGCCGCCGCCCGACACGATGAGCGGGCGCTCGGCGTCGTTCAGCATCGCGAGCGCGGCCTCGATCTGCGCGCGCGTCGCGCGCGGCTTGTAGACGGGCAGCGGCTCGTAGGTCGCGATGTCGAATTCGATCTCGGCGAGCTGCACGTCGATCGGCAGGTCGATCAGCACGGGGCCCGGGCGGCCCGAACGCATCAGATGGAACGCCTGCTGGAACACGCGCGGCACGAGCGCCGGCTCGCGCACCGTGACGGCCCACTTCGTGACGGGCTTCGCGATCGATTCGATGTCCACCGCCTGGAAGTCTTCCTTGTGGAGCCGCGCGCGCGGCGCCTGGCCGGTGATCGCGAGGATCGGAATCGAGTCGGCCGACGCCGAGTAAAGGCCCGTGATCATGTCGGTGCCGGCCGGGCCCGACGTGCCGATGCACACGCCGATGTTGCCGGGCGCGGCCCGCGTGTAGCCTTCCGCCATGTGCGACGCGCCTTCGACGTGCCGCGCGAGCACGTGTCCGATCGCGCCCGAACGGCGCAGCGCCGAGTACAGCGGGTTGATCGCGGCGCCCGGCACGCCGAACGCAGTCTGCACGCCTTCCTTCTCGAGCACGAGCACGGCTGCGTCGACGGCTCTCATCCTGGCCATGAAATGTCTCCTTGTTCGATGCGAATCGCGGGTATCGCTGGTGTCGAGGACACTTTAGGGATGCAGGAAAGGTTTGATAAGATCAGCTCGAGTCGCTTATTCCGAGACTAAAAGTATCGAATGCCGGGCGCGCGCGGTGGCGCCGGGCAGGGAGGAGACAGCGGATGGACCGGTTCAAGCAGATCGAAACCTTCGTGCGGGTGGCCGACGCGGGCAGCCTCGCGGCGGCCGCGCTCGAGGAGGGCGTGTCGCCCGTCGTGCTCGGGCGGCGCATCGACGCGCTCGAGAAGCGCCTCGGCGTGAAGCTGATGTACCGGTCGACGCGGCGGCTCGTCGTGAGCGAAGACGGCGCCGCGTTCCTCGAGCGCTGCCGCGGGCTCCTCACCGAATGGGCGCAGGCGGAGAACGAGGTTGTCGCGGGGCGCCGCGCGGTGGGCGGGCACCTGATCGTGTCGGCGCCCGCCGCGTTCGGGCGCAAGCACGTCGCGCCGCTCGCGCCCGCGTTCATCGCCGACAAGCCCGACTTGCAGATGTCGTTCAACCTGACCGACCGCGTCGTCGATCTCGTGCGCGAGGGCTATGACCTGTCGATCAGGATTGGCGGCGCGGTCGATCCGAACTTCGTCGCGGTGAAGCTCGCGTCGAACCGGCGCGTCGTGTGCGGCACGCCCGAGTATTTCCGGCGGCACGGCCGGCCGACGACGCTCGACGATCTCGCCGAGCACAACTGTCTCGCGTTCAATCTGCAGGGCGGCCAGAACCGCGGCTGGTACTTCCGGCGCAACGGCAAGCTCGTGACGATGCGCGTATCGGGCACGCTCGACTGCAACGACGGCGAGCTCCTGCACCGCTGGGTGTCGGAAGGGCTCGGGCTCGGCTGGCGCTCGACGTGGGAGATCGCGCAGCAGCTCGCGCGCGGCGAGCTCGCGACGGTGCTCGACGAGTACGCGCTGCCCGATTACGACATCCTCGCCGTCTATCCGCAGCAGCGCTACGTGCCCGCGCGCGTGCGCTATTTCATCGATTATCTGCGCGACGTGTATGCGCGGCCGGGGTATTGGGAAGGCGCCGCGTGAGCGCGCCGCGGCGCCGCTCGGTTAGCCGGCGGGCCTTCGCGCTACCCGACGACGAGCACGCCGTTCATCGTCTCGTGCCCGGAGCCGCAGAAGATGTCGCACAGGAACTGGACCGTGCCCGGATCGCCCGCCTGCGCGGCAAGATGGACGACCGCGCCCGGCGGCACGTCCGCACGCACGCCGTACCGCGGGATCGAAAAGCCCATCACGGTGTCCTGCGCGGTCAGCTCGAACACGACCGATTCGTGCGGCGCAAGCGCGATCCGGTCCGGCGTGAACACGAAGCGCCGCGCGTGAACCTTGATCACGCGCGGCGGTGCCGCACGCACGCGCGACGTGTGAACGCCCGCGAGCGCGGCGAGCGCCGCGCCGCCTGCGGCGAAGAGCCAGCGGCGGCGCGACACGGACAATGCAGTCGCGCGAGCCCGGCCGCGAAGCGCACGCGGATCGAAGAAAAAATGGCGCATCGCGTTCTCCTCAGGCAGCCGGTTGCGTCTGCTTCGCGCCGACGGGCATCTCGGTGAGCACCGGCGCGCGCGCCGCGTCGCCGACGCGCACCTCGCGCCAGCCGAGCCCGCGGTAGGGCGCCGCGGCGTCCCACGGCACCGGCAGGCGCTTGTCCTGCGAGCCGGGCGCGGGCAGCGGGAACATCAGCGAGCGCGCCGCGTGATGCGCGATGTGGCCCGTCATTGCGTGGTGCTCCTGGTGGATGTGCCCGTAGAACACGGTGACGTTCGGATAAGGCATCAACACTTCGACGACCTTCGCGCCGTCGCGCGTCGCCCAGTCCCATTGCGGCGCGAGATCGAAGAGCGGGCGGTGCGTGAACACGACGATGCGCGCGTCCTTCGGCTGCCGCGCGAGATCCTGCGCGAGCCATTCGATCTGCGCGTCGCCGACGCGGCCGGCCGGGTCCGACACGTTGTCGACGACGACGAAGTGCACGCCCTTGTGATCGAACGCGTAGTGCGTGTCGCCGAAGATCTCGCGGTACGCGGCGCCCGCGTCGAGACTCGCGTCATGCTCGCCCGGCATCAGATGCAGCGGCTTCGCGTTCAGTTGCGCGACGATCGACTGGAACTGCCGCATTCGCGCGCGGCGCTCGGCCGGGTCGTCGGTCGTGTGCGTGAGGTCGCCCGTGAACATCACGAAGTCGGGCGCGACGGGCAGCGCGTTGACGGCATCGATCGCCTTCGGCAGCGTGCCGCGCGCGTCCGGGTTGATCGCGGGGCCGGTGAAGCCCCAGTGCGCGTCGGAGAGCTGGACGAAGAAGAAATCGGCGCCGGCGTTCGCGGCGAAACTCCAGCCGGGCAGCGCGGACGCGAACGCGACGCCGCCGCCGCACGCGGCCAGGCGCAGGAAATCGCGCCGTTTCAGGGATCGGATGGGGTTCGGCATGGGGGCTCCTTCGCAAGTGACGGTTCGTGCATGCAATACCGCCGCGGCGGCGCGGATATTCCCGGCTTATTTTTCGCCGCCGTGCGCGGATCGCGGGAATAAACTGGATCGATGAGCGGTAAGCATCGTTGACGGCGTGCGCCGCCTCGGGCGGCATGCGCCGGACGCGAGCGGCCGGCGGGCGGCCGCGCATCCCCGGGAGGCGACGTGGGTCAATTCGGCCGGATGGTCGACGAACGTGACGCGGGCGACGAGGACAGCAAGGATGGGGCGGGCGGCAGGCGCGCGGCGGCCGACGCGGCGGCGCGCGGCGAGCGTTTTCGCACGCTCGCGCTGCCGCATCTGGATGCCGCATACAACCTCGCGCGCTGGCTGTGCGGCAATGCGAGCGACGCGGAGGACGTCGTGCAGGACGCGTGCATGCGCGCGTTCCGCTTTCTCGATTCGTGCCGCGGCGACAACGCGCGGCCGTGGCTGCTGACGATCGTGCGCCACACGTGGTACACCGAATGGCGGCGGCGGGCGAGCGCGCACGAGGTGGCCGCGACCGACGCGCTCGACGCCGCCGATTCGCCGGACGATTGGCATCCGGCGGCCGAAGATCCGCTCGCGCTGCTGATGCGCAGCGAGGACGTGCAACGCGTGAACGCCGCGCTCGCGAAGCTGCCGCCCGAGTACCGCGAGGTGCTCGTGCTGCGTGAAATGGAAGACTTGAGCTATCGCGAGATCGCTGCGATCGCCGACGTGCCCGTCGGCACCGTGATGTCGCGGCTCGCGCGGGCGCGGCGGCGGCTTGCCGCGTTGCTCGGCGGAGCGCGCGACGTGACGGCGCCCGCGTCGCGTGCGGCTCGCGCGCCGGCGCGTTCGGATGATCGCGCGGCGGAGGGCGAGCGCGGCGCGCCGCCGGCCGGAACCGCATCGGAGGCCATCGATGGACTGTAACGAAGCGCGTGCGCTGCTCGGCGCGGACGTCGACCGCGAGCTTTCCGCCCCCGACGCGTGGCGGATCGAGCGGCACGTCGACGGTTGCGGCGCGTGCCGTGCCGAGCGGGAGCGGCTCGTCGCGCTCGGCCGGGCGGTGCGGCGGGCGCAATATCATCGCGCGCCGCATGCGCTGCGCGAGCGCGTCGTCGCGCAATTGGCGGGGGCGGAGGTGCCGGTGGCGGAGGCGTCGGTCGCCG contains:
- the lysM gene encoding peptidoglycan-binding protein LysM, encoding MGLLSFIKEAGEKLLGKSDEQAAADPAAANQTAADAIKNYISAQGLDTSNLTVAFDGASRTVTLTGSVADLDTKAKVKVAAGNVQGVAGVNDDDLQPDDPQVQYHDVVSGDNLWKIAEKYYGDGSKNDVIFQANRPMLSSPDKIYPGQKLVIPPQS
- a CDS encoding cupredoxin domain-containing protein; the protein is MRHFFFDPRALRGRARATALSVSRRRWLFAAGGAALAALAGVHTSRVRAAPPRVIKVHARRFVFTPDRIALAPHESVVFELTAQDTVMGFSIPRYGVRADVPPGAVVHLAAQAGDPGTVQFLCDIFCGSGHETMNGVLVVG
- a CDS encoding RNA polymerase sigma factor; translation: MGQFGRMVDERDAGDEDSKDGAGGRRAAADAAARGERFRTLALPHLDAAYNLARWLCGNASDAEDVVQDACMRAFRFLDSCRGDNARPWLLTIVRHTWYTEWRRRASAHEVAATDALDAADSPDDWHPAAEDPLALLMRSEDVQRVNAALAKLPPEYREVLVLREMEDLSYREIAAIADVPVGTVMSRLARARRRLAALLGGARDVTAPASRAARAPARSDDRAAEGERGAPPAGTASEAIDGL
- the gcl gene encoding glyoxylate carboligase, which produces MARMRAVDAAVLVLEKEGVQTAFGVPGAAINPLYSALRRSGAIGHVLARHVEGASHMAEGYTRAAPGNIGVCIGTSGPAGTDMITGLYSASADSIPILAITGQAPRARLHKEDFQAVDIESIAKPVTKWAVTVREPALVPRVFQQAFHLMRSGRPGPVLIDLPIDVQLAEIEFDIATYEPLPVYKPRATRAQIEAALAMLNDAERPLIVSGGGVINAAAEELLVQFAETLGVPVIPTLMSWGAIADDHPLMAGMVGLQTSHRYGNATLLASDFVLGIGNRWANRHTGSIEVYTKGRKFVHVDIEPTQIGRVFGPDLGIVSDAKAALELFVEIAREWKAAGRLKNRGAWVAECQQRKRTLQRKTHFDDVPVKPQRVYEEMNKAFGRDTCYVSTIGLSQIAAAQFLHVFKARNWINCGQAGPLGWTIPAALGVRAADPQRPIVALSGDYDFQFMIEELAVGAQFKLPYVHVVVNNAYLGLIRQAQRAFDMDYCVQLAFDNINAPEVNGYGVDHVAVAEGLGCKALRVFKPEEIAPALERARQMTAEFSVPVIVEVILERVTNVSMGAEIDAINEFEDLADKAEHAPTAISLLD
- a CDS encoding 2-hydroxy-3-oxopropionate reductase — encoded protein: MATIGFIGLGIMGAHMARNLLEGGHRLVVNGAYPVPADLREQTRVVANSTAVAQASDIVISMVPDTPDVRNVLFADDGVAKGLSAGKLVIDMSSISPLDTREFAKEINSLGCDYLDAPVSGGEVGARDATLTIMVGGPQHAFERAKPLFERMGKNVSLIGENGAGQTCKVANQIIVALNIEAVAEALLFAARSGADPERVRRALMGGFASSRILELHGERMTKRTFEPGFRIDLHRKDLNLALDGARRMNIALPHTASAQQLFSVCAANGGGAWDHSAIVRALEIMSNVEIGEPQSGKKVA
- the hyi gene encoding hydroxypyruvate isomerase encodes the protein MPKFAANLTMLFNEVPFLDRFEAAADAGFTAVEFLFPYPYAKDELAERLDANRLRLVLHNLPAGNWDRGERGIACLPDRVGEFQDGVGRAIDYARALQVPQLNCLVGIAPASVERDTALATIVGNLRFAAAELKQAGIRLLVEPCNSYDIPGFALNRSAEALDVIRAVGADNLFLQYDIYHMQRMEGELAATLRKHLGAIAHIQLADNPGRHEPGTGEIHYAYLFDLLDELGYDGYVGCEYKPRTTTAEGLGWLRQIARADAPRARSGA
- a CDS encoding PsiF family protein, whose protein sequence is MKIRSLMAALLVGGVLATPAFAANSQQDKMKACNAQAAGKTGDERKAFMKDCLSAKPAKKMSQQEKMKACNTQAAGKTGNDRKAFMKDCLSAKPAA
- a CDS encoding asparaginase is translated as MNAPTSSHPLHVSNPAPRALPRIAVLATGGTIAGAAPDAAQTAGYQAGALGVDRLLAAVPALAQIATIEAEQIASIDSKDLSPALWTTLVERINALAARDAIDGIVVTHGTDTLEETAYLLHLTVKTAKPVVMTAAMRPATALSSDGPLNLLNAVAVAGSAAARGQGVLVAFNNRIHSARDVVKTSTYAVDAFHSPELGALGWVQDGRIEFARRATRPHTLDSRFATGAAWPQVDVVASYSGASRVIVDACVAAGARGLVVAGTGNGSIHATLQTALAEAAAKGVAIVRASRVGSGHVMRNGAANDDALGFVSAGSLNPYKARVLLMLALAAGMADVRELQQVFDTY
- a CDS encoding LysR family transcriptional regulator, translated to MDRFKQIETFVRVADAGSLAAAALEEGVSPVVLGRRIDALEKRLGVKLMYRSTRRLVVSEDGAAFLERCRGLLTEWAQAENEVVAGRRAVGGHLIVSAPAAFGRKHVAPLAPAFIADKPDLQMSFNLTDRVVDLVREGYDLSIRIGGAVDPNFVAVKLASNRRVVCGTPEYFRRHGRPTTLDDLAEHNCLAFNLQGGQNRGWYFRRNGKLVTMRVSGTLDCNDGELLHRWVSEGLGLGWRSTWEIAQQLARGELATVLDEYALPDYDILAVYPQQRYVPARVRYFIDYLRDVYARPGYWEGAA
- a CDS encoding metallophosphoesterase family protein, producing MPNPIRSLKRRDFLRLAACGGGVAFASALPGWSFAANAGADFFFVQLSDAHWGFTGPAINPDARGTLPKAIDAVNALPVAPDFVMFTGDLTHTTDDPAERRARMRQFQSIVAQLNAKPLHLMPGEHDASLDAGAAYREIFGDTHYAFDHKGVHFVVVDNVSDPAGRVGDAQIEWLAQDLARQPKDARIVVFTHRPLFDLAPQWDWATRDGAKVVEVLMPYPNVTVFYGHIHQEHHAMTGHIAHHAARSLMFPLPAPGSQDKRLPVPWDAAAPYRGLGWREVRVGDAARAPVLTEMPVGAKQTQPAA